A portion of the Cryptomeria japonica chromosome 5, Sugi_1.0, whole genome shotgun sequence genome contains these proteins:
- the LOC131034554 gene encoding alpha/beta hydrolase domain-containing protein WAV2 — MVNYLNALLYGVGGLVCTCMVLLVTFQEKLVYVPVIPGMTKGYPITPARLHLNYEDVWLTSADGIRLHAWFIKYHPDCTGPTLLFFQENAGNIAHRLEFVRILLQKLKCNVFMLSYRGYGASDGYPSQEGISHDAQAALEHLLQRTDIDTSKIVVFGRSLGGAVGAVLTKNNLEKVSGLILENTFTSVLDMAGVLLPPLKWFIGGTGSKGPRILNRLVRSPWNTIDIIGQIKQPILYISGARDEMVPPSHMHRLYEKTKHNPRCNFIEFSEGMHMDTWYVGGERYWRAIQHFLEKELSSTKENEELSRQSWEKDWEN; from the exons ATGGTAAACTATCTGAATGCACTCCTCTATGGAGTGGGGGGCCTTGTGTGCACCTGCATGGTGCTGCTGGTCACATTCCAGGAGAAATTGGTGTATGTTCCTGTCATCCCTGGCATGACCAAGGGCTACCCAATTACCCCTGCCAGGCTTCACCTCAACTATGAAGATGTTTGGCTCACTTCCGCTGATGGAATCCGCTTACATGCCTGGTTTATCAAATACCATCCAGACTGCACAG GTCCAACATTGTTATTTTTCCAAGAAAATGCTGGGA ATATAGCTCACCGGCTTGAGTTTGTTCGGATTTTGTTACAGAAATTGAAATGCAATGTTTTCATGCTCTCTTACAGAGG ATATGGAGCAAGTGATGGCTACCCATCTCAAGAGGGCATTAGCCATGATGCACAA GCAGCACTGGAACACCTACTGCAGAGGACTGATATTGATACATCAAAAATAGTTGTATTTGGGAGATCTTTGGGCGGGGCTGTTGGAGcagtacttactaaaaataatcTTGAAAAG GTTTCAGGATTGATACTGGAGAATACGTTTACATCTGTGTTGGACATGGCTGGGGTTTTGCTACCTCCTCTTAAGTGGTTTATTGGAGGCACTGGTTCCAAGGGTCCAAGGATTTTAAATCGTCTGGTTCGTTCCCCATGGAATACTATTGATATTATTGGGCAG ATTAAACAACCAATTTTATACATATCTGGTGCTCGGGATGAGATGGTTCCTCCATCCCACATGCATAGACTATATGAAAAAACCAAGCACAATCCAAGGTGCAACTTTATTGAATTTTCAGAAGGAATGCATATGGACACTTGGTATGTGGGTGGTGAGCGCTATTGGCGAGCAATACAACATTTCTTGGAGAAAGAGTTGTCAAGCACCAAAGAAAATGAAGAGTTGTCAAGACAGAGCTGGGAAAAGGATTGGGAGAACTGA